A window of Terriglobus sp. RCC_193 contains these coding sequences:
- a CDS encoding peptidase MA family metallohydrolase, translating to MKSLLAFVMFASSAHAVTPADCWKLVHHGQSARACFTQLTQSGSTYERAEGAWGLEDWQSANENFRDATTAANSPAIYKVRWGMLLHERFNNAEAADLFREALQEDPNNAQAYLGLAIVEAEDYSGNPNASIAKALEHDPKLAAAHELAAKIALDNDNRELAVKEADAALALDAEATSAMATHGALELIADRSADVWTAKIAAVNPQDGAAYMQMAHHLELHYRFNDAAECYRKATEKQPELWAAHSALGIEEMRLGRADEPQKELELAYNNGYRDPATVNSLRLLDSLAKFKTVKDADTVLILDPKESDLLAPYVQAELHTILATYSKKYAMELHGPVQVEMYPNHEDFAVRTMGMPGLGALGVTFGQVIAMDSPSGRKPGEFNWGATLWHEMSHAYIITATNQRVPRWFTEGLAVHEEGQRSAEWRDRVTPDILLAIRDKKLMPVEKLDRGFVHQEYPGQVLVSYFQAGAICDYISNTAGEAKLLEMVRAYAAGQDTKQALQSVLHLSPEEFDTQFLASIDKQYGKEAQGFDAWRAKLKALVAAAEAKQYDDVIANTPAVIALYPEYTGDANAYELLADAQHVKGNAAEEVKALNAYMHAGGQQPQLLKRLAALQEKAGDAPAAIATLTHILYVYPVRDTELHKHLGSLLIAAKQYDGAVREYAAAVATHPLDMAGAQYDLASAYMAAGQRDKAQETVLLALEAAPNFRPAQKLLLELQQTK from the coding sequence ATGAAATCCCTTCTCGCCTTCGTGATGTTTGCTTCATCTGCGCACGCCGTGACTCCTGCGGACTGCTGGAAACTGGTGCATCATGGCCAGTCCGCGCGCGCCTGTTTTACGCAGTTGACGCAGAGCGGCAGTACGTACGAACGTGCGGAAGGTGCCTGGGGGTTAGAGGATTGGCAAAGCGCGAATGAGAATTTCCGCGATGCTACGACGGCTGCGAATAGTCCTGCGATCTACAAGGTGCGCTGGGGCATGTTGCTGCATGAGCGTTTCAACAATGCCGAGGCGGCGGACCTGTTTCGCGAGGCATTGCAGGAAGATCCGAATAATGCACAGGCGTATCTGGGGCTGGCCATTGTGGAGGCGGAGGATTACAGCGGCAATCCCAATGCCTCGATTGCAAAGGCGCTGGAGCATGATCCGAAGCTGGCTGCGGCGCATGAGCTTGCAGCGAAGATTGCGTTGGATAACGACAATCGCGAATTGGCAGTAAAGGAAGCGGATGCCGCACTCGCACTGGATGCGGAAGCGACCAGCGCTATGGCGACACATGGCGCGCTGGAGTTGATCGCAGATCGTTCTGCAGATGTATGGACGGCGAAGATTGCTGCGGTGAATCCGCAGGATGGTGCGGCGTACATGCAGATGGCGCATCACCTGGAGCTGCATTACCGGTTTAACGATGCGGCCGAATGTTACCGCAAGGCAACAGAAAAGCAGCCGGAGTTATGGGCAGCGCATTCAGCGTTGGGTATCGAGGAGATGCGGTTGGGACGCGCGGATGAACCGCAAAAAGAATTGGAGCTTGCCTATAACAATGGCTACCGCGATCCAGCAACAGTGAACAGTCTGCGGTTGCTGGATTCGCTGGCGAAGTTTAAGACGGTGAAGGATGCGGACACAGTTCTTATCCTTGATCCGAAGGAGAGCGATCTGCTGGCGCCCTATGTGCAGGCTGAACTGCATACCATTCTTGCGACGTACTCGAAGAAGTATGCGATGGAACTGCATGGCCCAGTGCAGGTGGAGATGTATCCCAACCATGAAGACTTTGCTGTGCGCACTATGGGCATGCCGGGGCTGGGTGCGCTGGGCGTGACGTTCGGGCAGGTGATCGCGATGGATTCGCCGTCAGGACGCAAGCCGGGCGAGTTCAATTGGGGCGCGACGCTGTGGCACGAGATGAGTCATGCGTACATCATTACGGCGACGAATCAACGCGTGCCACGATGGTTTACGGAAGGGCTTGCGGTGCATGAGGAAGGGCAGCGCTCGGCGGAGTGGAGAGACCGTGTGACACCGGATATTCTGCTGGCCATCCGCGATAAGAAGTTGATGCCAGTGGAGAAGTTGGACCGCGGATTTGTACACCAGGAGTATCCGGGGCAGGTGCTGGTGAGTTACTTTCAGGCCGGTGCCATTTGCGATTACATCAGCAACACGGCAGGTGAGGCGAAGCTGCTGGAGATGGTGCGCGCGTATGCAGCGGGGCAGGATACGAAGCAGGCGTTGCAGTCGGTACTGCATCTTTCGCCGGAGGAATTTGATACCCAGTTCCTTGCTTCGATCGATAAGCAGTACGGCAAGGAAGCACAGGGCTTTGATGCGTGGCGCGCGAAGCTGAAAGCGCTGGTGGCTGCTGCTGAAGCGAAGCAGTATGACGATGTGATTGCGAATACGCCTGCGGTGATTGCTCTGTATCCCGAGTACACGGGCGATGCGAATGCGTATGAGTTGCTTGCGGATGCGCAGCATGTGAAGGGCAATGCTGCGGAAGAAGTGAAGGCGTTGAACGCCTACATGCATGCGGGTGGACAGCAGCCGCAATTGTTGAAAAGGCTTGCAGCATTGCAGGAGAAGGCCGGAGACGCGCCTGCTGCTATCGCAACGTTGACGCACATCCTTTATGTCTATCCCGTGCGGGACACGGAGCTGCATAAGCATCTTGGCTCGCTGTTAATTGCCGCGAAGCAGTATGACGGCGCAGTGCGTGAATATGCGGCGGCAGTGGCAACGCATCCGCTGGATATGGCGGGCGC
- a CDS encoding glutamine amidotransferase, translating into MFPLLFKYPSTVFAKGHLVFLSRWPVWLLPLLVVLALVGLGVLIRYRLRQIKPYRKETPAMTHRRAWSVWALQSALVALILLLLWQPALSVAELSSQQNIIAVVVDDSRSMATADVNGKPRVDAALNALHGGVLDGLNKRFHTRLYTLDSKLTKIDSLHGVAATGSATHLGDGLQQLATETADLPVGAVVLLTDGSENAAGLGGSGISLAAMQALRNRRLPVHTVVFGSDKPLRDLEMEDVSVAPNTVVNARTTASLTFVQHGYANRQATLTIRDGDRTLAAKSVTLQRDGVMQTEPLFFSAGDADARTLVFSVEPFADESNAKNNALTRPVLVRDAKRRILYVEGEPRWQFRFLRRAEEDDPSVQIVSMLRTSENKIYRQGISGPDELADGFPTKAEDLFAYSGIIIGSVAADYFTPAQQELIREYVDRRGGGVLFLGGRQSLSDGGWTASSLNELMPTFLPGGTNHFKRNAAVVNLTDAGVASPMTRLLEDPQKNAERWRKLTYLADFEDPGSAKPGATVLAEMSSGGKRMPFLITQNYGNGRTAILASGGTWRWQMSEALGDPSHNLFFQQLLRWLVADTPGAVSVNTSARTLSDTGHIDITANVYDKQFQPARDAHVMAHVTGPAGVDAALEMKPSQETPGLYTASYTAEKAGPYLAEVTATSEKDELGRDTATFQREDGVAEAFHTEANPKLLEQLARDTGGSAWAGNNLKNLPQDISYSEAGISVRSIKELWNMPIVFVLLLALPLAEWLMRRKWGVV; encoded by the coding sequence ATGTTTCCGCTGCTCTTCAAGTATCCGAGTACGGTGTTTGCGAAGGGGCATCTTGTGTTCCTGTCGCGGTGGCCTGTGTGGCTGCTGCCGTTGCTTGTGGTGCTTGCGCTGGTGGGGCTTGGAGTTTTGATTCGGTATCGTTTGCGGCAGATCAAGCCGTACCGGAAAGAAACACCGGCAATGACGCATCGACGCGCGTGGAGTGTGTGGGCGTTGCAGTCAGCGCTGGTGGCGCTGATTCTGCTGCTGCTGTGGCAGCCTGCGCTGTCGGTTGCGGAACTGAGTTCGCAGCAGAACATCATTGCGGTGGTGGTGGATGATTCGCGTTCCATGGCGACAGCGGATGTGAATGGTAAACCGCGCGTGGATGCTGCGCTGAATGCGTTGCATGGCGGCGTTCTGGATGGTTTAAACAAGCGATTTCACACGCGGCTATACACACTGGACAGCAAGCTGACGAAAATCGATTCGCTGCATGGTGTTGCAGCCACGGGAAGTGCAACGCACCTGGGCGATGGGTTGCAACAGCTTGCTACGGAGACTGCGGACCTGCCTGTGGGCGCTGTTGTTCTGCTCACGGACGGCAGCGAGAACGCTGCGGGGCTTGGCGGCAGCGGTATTTCATTGGCAGCAATGCAGGCGTTGCGGAATCGCCGACTGCCGGTGCATACCGTTGTGTTTGGTTCAGACAAGCCGTTGCGTGATCTCGAAATGGAAGACGTTAGCGTAGCGCCAAACACAGTGGTGAATGCGCGCACCACTGCGTCGCTGACGTTCGTGCAGCATGGCTATGCGAATCGGCAGGCGACGTTGACGATTCGTGACGGTGATCGAACGCTTGCGGCGAAAAGCGTCACGTTGCAACGCGATGGTGTGATGCAGACAGAGCCGCTGTTCTTCTCTGCTGGCGATGCGGACGCGCGGACGCTGGTGTTTTCTGTGGAGCCGTTCGCAGATGAGAGCAACGCGAAGAACAATGCGTTGACGCGGCCTGTGCTGGTGCGTGATGCGAAGCGCCGCATCCTGTATGTGGAAGGCGAACCGCGATGGCAGTTCCGTTTTCTGCGTCGCGCAGAGGAAGATGATCCCTCCGTGCAGATTGTGTCCATGCTGCGCACCAGCGAGAACAAAATTTACCGGCAGGGCATCAGCGGGCCGGATGAACTTGCCGACGGATTCCCCACGAAGGCTGAAGACTTGTTTGCGTATAGCGGCATCATCATTGGCTCCGTTGCGGCGGATTACTTCACGCCGGCACAACAGGAGTTGATACGCGAGTATGTGGATCGGCGCGGCGGCGGCGTCCTGTTTCTTGGGGGAAGGCAGTCATTGAGTGATGGTGGATGGACTGCGTCATCACTCAATGAATTGATGCCCACGTTTCTTCCTGGAGGGACGAATCACTTCAAACGCAATGCGGCCGTGGTGAATCTGACGGACGCTGGGGTGGCATCGCCTATGACACGGTTGCTGGAAGACCCGCAGAAGAATGCGGAGCGTTGGAGAAAACTAACGTATCTTGCGGACTTCGAAGATCCCGGCAGCGCGAAACCGGGTGCGACGGTGCTTGCGGAGATGAGCAGCGGCGGCAAGCGTATGCCGTTTCTTATTACGCAGAACTATGGCAATGGGCGCACCGCAATCCTGGCGAGCGGCGGCACATGGCGATGGCAGATGAGTGAGGCGTTGGGTGATCCTTCGCACAATTTGTTCTTTCAGCAGTTGCTGCGCTGGCTGGTGGCGGATACACCGGGCGCTGTGAGCGTGAACACATCGGCGCGCACGCTGTCGGATACGGGACACATCGACATTACGGCGAATGTGTATGACAAGCAGTTTCAACCGGCGCGCGATGCGCATGTGATGGCGCATGTGACCGGGCCTGCTGGCGTGGATGCGGCGCTGGAGATGAAGCCATCACAAGAGACTCCGGGGTTGTACACCGCGAGTTATACAGCGGAGAAAGCGGGGCCGTATCTTGCAGAGGTTACGGCTACCTCTGAGAAGGATGAGCTTGGTCGCGATACCGCCACGTTTCAGCGCGAGGACGGTGTGGCAGAGGCATTTCACACGGAGGCAAATCCGAAGCTGCTGGAGCAGCTTGCACGCGATACGGGCGGCAGTGCCTGGGCCGGGAACAACCTAAAAAATCTGCCGCAGGATATCTCGTATTCCGAGGCAGGTATCTCCGTTCGTTCCATCAAAGAGCTTTGGAACATGCCGATTGTGTTTGTGCTGCTGCTGGCGCTGCCATTGGCAGAATGGCTGATGCGACGGAAATGGGGTGTCGTATGA
- a CDS encoding DUF4159 domain-containing protein: MKLSRIALLAALCGIVCAVGVRAWQRVGNFGFGSDDSPSNVKSEFYWSRLAFASSLASYGGYGGGYFGRSSWARDYPKADRQFLIAMHRLTRIDGRPYEQVVNLDSDDIFNYPWIYAVQVQTWTFTDAEAKRLHDYLLKGGFLMVDDFHGTEDWDNFMRGMRQVLPDSPVEDLQSNDEIFHTLYDVDDKMQIPGEHYIRTHRTYEKDGYQPKWRAIRDKDGRIMVAICHNMHLGDAWEWADDPYYPEPFASMAFRVGLDYILYGMTH, from the coding sequence ATGAAGCTTTCGCGCATTGCATTGCTCGCCGCCCTGTGCGGAATCGTGTGTGCTGTTGGTGTTCGTGCGTGGCAGCGCGTGGGCAATTTCGGCTTTGGCAGTGACGATTCGCCTTCCAATGTGAAGTCAGAGTTTTACTGGTCGCGGCTGGCGTTTGCGTCTTCTCTTGCAAGCTATGGCGGATATGGCGGTGGGTACTTCGGACGCTCTTCCTGGGCGCGCGATTATCCCAAGGCCGATCGGCAGTTCCTGATTGCCATGCATCGGCTTACGCGCATTGATGGGCGGCCTTATGAGCAGGTGGTGAACCTGGATTCCGATGACATCTTCAACTATCCATGGATTTATGCGGTGCAGGTGCAGACGTGGACCTTTACGGATGCTGAAGCGAAGCGGCTGCACGACTATCTGTTGAAGGGCGGTTTCCTGATGGTGGATGACTTCCATGGCACGGAAGACTGGGACAACTTCATGCGCGGCATGAGACAGGTGTTGCCAGACAGCCCGGTGGAAGATCTGCAATCGAACGATGAGATATTTCACACGCTGTATGACGTGGACGACAAGATGCAGATTCCCGGCGAGCATTACATCCGCACGCATCGCACCTATGAGAAGGATGGCTATCAGCCGAAGTGGCGCGCCATCCGCGATAAGGATGGCCGCATCATGGTGGCGATCTGTCACAACATGCACCTGGGCGACGCGTGGGAGTGGGCCGATGATCCTTACTACCCGGAACCGTTTGCCTCCATGGCGTTTCGTGTGGGGCTGGACTACATCCTGTATGGCATGACGCACTGA
- a CDS encoding multicopper oxidase family protein, whose protein sequence is MDRRHLLKMGSLAALGHLAQPCVPLFAQQQQTKADFELRIAPVQVDLDQQRSLSTIGYNGSAPGPLLRMKAGKPVTVDIFNDTDTPELVHWHGMTIPAEADGTEEEQSPFVPPHGHRRVTFTPGPSGLRWYHSHAMAMDDLHKGGYTGQFGLVYVEDGNDKGSYDQELFLTLRDWEPFFSGSMEDDDDDTHDAPMLEQPPKINNDPNGLEVVSVTYSINDKALGAGDPIRVKQGQKLLIHFCNASPIENRRVALAGHTMRVIGMDGNPVPRPTERSSVFLGAGERIDVEVTMNNPGVWILGGTEKMVREGGLGCIVEYAGQKKQPTWIDPKKEPWDYSNFALPQSTQPAPKNILDMHFEKLPRGMGKFNVWTINGKPYPHENEYALQRGERYRLIMRNWSDDAHPMHLHRHLWEVVEMNGKKMGGLMKDTVVVPYYGRAVVDFTADQPGLSLFHCHIQQHMDYGFKALFRTT, encoded by the coding sequence TTGGACCGGCGACACCTTCTGAAGATGGGATCTCTCGCCGCGCTCGGCCACCTTGCCCAGCCGTGCGTCCCCCTCTTTGCGCAACAGCAACAAACCAAAGCCGACTTTGAACTCCGTATCGCTCCCGTGCAGGTTGACCTGGATCAGCAGCGCTCGCTCTCCACCATTGGCTATAACGGCTCGGCCCCCGGCCCGCTATTGCGCATGAAGGCAGGCAAGCCCGTCACCGTGGATATCTTCAACGACACCGACACCCCAGAACTCGTCCACTGGCACGGCATGACCATACCCGCCGAGGCCGACGGTACCGAAGAAGAGCAATCGCCGTTCGTTCCTCCGCACGGACATCGACGCGTCACCTTCACGCCCGGCCCTTCCGGGCTGCGCTGGTACCACTCGCACGCCATGGCCATGGACGACCTGCACAAAGGCGGCTACACGGGCCAGTTCGGCCTGGTTTACGTGGAAGACGGCAACGATAAAGGCAGTTACGATCAGGAACTCTTCCTGACCCTGCGCGACTGGGAGCCGTTCTTCTCCGGCAGCATGGAAGACGATGACGACGACACGCATGACGCCCCCATGCTGGAACAACCGCCAAAAATCAACAACGATCCCAACGGTCTCGAAGTCGTCTCCGTCACGTACAGCATCAATGACAAAGCGCTAGGCGCAGGTGATCCCATCCGCGTGAAACAGGGGCAGAAGCTGCTCATTCATTTCTGCAACGCCAGTCCCATTGAAAATCGGCGCGTCGCTCTTGCGGGCCACACCATGCGGGTCATCGGCATGGACGGTAATCCCGTTCCCAGGCCCACAGAACGCAGCAGCGTCTTTCTCGGCGCAGGCGAACGCATCGATGTGGAAGTCACCATGAACAACCCCGGCGTCTGGATTCTGGGCGGTACAGAAAAGATGGTGCGCGAAGGCGGCCTCGGCTGCATCGTGGAATACGCCGGACAAAAGAAACAGCCCACGTGGATCGATCCGAAAAAAGAACCGTGGGACTACAGCAACTTCGCGCTGCCGCAATCCACGCAGCCTGCACCGAAGAACATCCTCGACATGCACTTTGAGAAACTGCCGCGCGGCATGGGCAAATTCAACGTGTGGACCATCAACGGCAAACCCTACCCGCACGAAAACGAATACGCGCTGCAACGGGGCGAGCGCTATCGCCTCATCATGCGCAATTGGAGCGACGATGCCCACCCCATGCACCTGCACCGCCATCTTTGGGAGGTCGTCGAAATGAACGGTAAGAAGATGGGCGGATTGATGAAGGACACCGTCGTCGTCCCCTACTACGGTCGCGCCGTCGTTGACTTCACCGCAGACCAGCCCGGCCTTTCGCTCTTTCACTGCCACATCCAGCAGCACATGGACTACGGCTTCAAGGCCCTCTTCCGTACCACATAG
- the rmuC gene encoding DNA recombination protein RmuC — translation MLLAVLALQLILLVLLVVLLTRKFGANAGTDPRLAALPDAIIQLTAKLDANDTAMRNHVVELRREQAENATQARQAAEQTSRNLREEVSSSIATLSKAINEGISASRTENATAFGSFRTDNTEAANKLREAVASELTRIAQQLQMNFAETAKQEREARVALNNSLTELATKNTANNDALRETLQRSLALIGAEQREAGEKLRTTVESGLRTLNTDNAAKLDEMRVIVDEKLQSTLNERLTASFSTVSDQLTKVHSGLGEMKELATGVSDLKKVFSNVKSRGVVGEFQLGMQLEQMFSRAQYLENVAIKEGSTERVEYALKIPDGDNSHTLLPIDAKFPREDWERLEHAYEHGTKEEQDKAGADFERAIRREGKRIRDKYIDPPRTQPYAIMFLPTEALYAEVMRRPSLQAELQSQHLVTVAGPSSFMAILTSLQMGFRTLAIQKKGNEVWNVLGNVKKEFSNFELLMNRVERNVTTVQNTLSEIGTRTRVINKKLHDVSELPSLEEAPKSGLLSFETASVAPTLLAAEEDES, via the coding sequence ATGCTGCTGGCCGTCCTGGCGCTTCAACTCATCCTTCTGGTTCTTCTGGTCGTTCTGCTGACGCGTAAATTCGGCGCGAACGCTGGCACCGATCCGCGCCTTGCCGCGTTGCCGGATGCCATAATTCAGCTCACCGCCAAGCTCGACGCAAACGATACTGCGATGCGCAACCATGTCGTCGAACTGCGCCGCGAGCAGGCTGAAAATGCCACGCAGGCACGCCAAGCCGCCGAACAGACCAGCCGCAACCTCCGCGAAGAAGTCAGCAGCTCCATCGCAACGTTATCGAAGGCCATCAACGAAGGCATCTCCGCATCGCGCACGGAAAATGCCACCGCCTTCGGCAGCTTCCGTACCGACAACACCGAAGCCGCGAACAAGCTACGCGAAGCCGTTGCCAGCGAACTTACTCGCATCGCACAGCAGCTCCAAATGAACTTTGCGGAAACGGCGAAGCAGGAACGCGAAGCACGTGTGGCGCTGAATAACTCGCTCACGGAGCTCGCGACAAAGAACACGGCCAACAACGATGCCCTGCGTGAAACGCTGCAGCGCTCGCTTGCGCTCATCGGCGCAGAACAACGCGAGGCGGGCGAAAAGCTCCGTACCACCGTCGAATCCGGTCTCCGCACCCTGAACACAGACAACGCCGCCAAGCTCGACGAGATGCGCGTCATCGTCGACGAAAAGCTGCAATCCACATTGAACGAGCGCCTCACCGCCAGCTTCAGCACCGTCAGCGATCAACTCACCAAAGTCCACTCCGGCCTGGGTGAGATGAAAGAACTCGCCACCGGCGTTAGCGACCTCAAAAAAGTTTTCTCCAACGTGAAGTCGCGCGGCGTCGTCGGTGAATTCCAACTCGGCATGCAGCTTGAACAGATGTTCAGCCGCGCGCAATACCTGGAAAACGTCGCCATCAAAGAGGGTTCCACCGAGCGTGTGGAATACGCCCTTAAAATCCCCGACGGCGACAACAGCCACACCCTGCTGCCCATTGACGCGAAGTTCCCCCGCGAAGATTGGGAACGCCTCGAACACGCCTACGAACACGGCACCAAGGAAGAGCAGGACAAGGCCGGGGCCGACTTCGAGCGCGCCATCCGCCGCGAAGGCAAGCGCATCCGCGACAAGTACATTGACCCGCCCAGAACGCAGCCCTACGCCATCATGTTCCTGCCCACCGAGGCTCTATATGCAGAGGTGATGCGCCGCCCCAGCCTTCAGGCCGAACTGCAAAGCCAGCACCTTGTCACCGTCGCAGGCCCATCCAGCTTCATGGCCATCCTCACCAGTCTGCAGATGGGCTTCCGCACGCTCGCCATCCAGAAAAAGGGCAATGAAGTCTGGAACGTCCTTGGCAACGTCAAGAAAGAGTTCAGCAACTTTGAGCTACTGATGAACAGGGTGGAGCGCAATGTCACCACCGTACAGAACACCCTGAGCGAGATCGGCACGCGCACACGCGTCATCAACAAGAAACTGCACGACGTAAGCGAACTGCCCTCGCTCGAAGAAGCCCCAAAGAGTGGCCTGCTCTCGTTTGAAACCGCCAGCGTTGCGCCAACCCTTCTCGCTGCCGAAGAAGACGAATCCTAA
- a CDS encoding diguanylate cyclase domain-containing protein, whose protein sequence is MNYLLLPDFFAMSLLVGVLLAVRQRHRDREGLRLWIGGLMLILAECAAHIIYMLRDAPLPVHRAAHAIALDAYLLAGILFVFSAVPSLRGVPRRMLVVCTNSLPLLVMLAYYGVDGRKPAVYWGCIVIGAGVKMISCLRMRSWLHFAVLTILWGSIAYFVFEAQYRNAVYVSLALVYLLCAIAFYQSLPRSSRGSVAVIGGFAMWALCFALHPWISQKHPQWNDFAREVWDMQKFIITVGLLVVMLEDQLSSSEWLARHDELTGLPNRRHFDDRLHSLLVRAGLEHYSVSVFTLDLNGFKQVNDTLGHDAGDILLKAVAMSLATTAKPLGLVARQGGDEFSVVVAGADEMENQHIRRLLLEAVEEPVNLGPRYADRTVRVSASIGVAMFPLDAEEQGALMRLADQRMYQQKSLRDSLRRNRGSSERVAQLQSV, encoded by the coding sequence ATGAATTACCTCTTGCTGCCGGATTTTTTCGCGATGTCGCTGCTGGTGGGGGTGCTGTTGGCGGTGCGCCAGCGGCATCGCGACCGTGAGGGTCTGCGTTTGTGGATTGGCGGACTGATGCTGATCCTGGCGGAATGCGCTGCCCACATCATTTACATGCTGCGTGACGCGCCATTGCCGGTACATCGTGCGGCACACGCCATCGCACTGGACGCGTACCTGCTGGCGGGGATACTGTTCGTGTTTTCAGCGGTGCCATCGCTGCGCGGGGTCCCGCGCCGGATGCTGGTGGTCTGTACGAACTCTCTTCCTCTGCTGGTGATGCTGGCCTACTACGGGGTAGACGGAAGGAAGCCGGCTGTCTATTGGGGATGCATCGTCATCGGCGCGGGGGTGAAGATGATCTCCTGCCTGCGCATGAGAAGCTGGCTTCATTTTGCCGTGCTTACCATCCTGTGGGGCTCGATCGCCTATTTCGTGTTTGAGGCGCAGTACCGGAACGCCGTTTATGTCAGCTTGGCGCTGGTCTACCTGTTGTGCGCCATTGCTTTTTACCAATCGCTGCCCAGGAGCAGCCGCGGAAGCGTGGCTGTGATCGGCGGGTTTGCCATGTGGGCACTCTGTTTCGCCCTGCATCCCTGGATCTCGCAGAAGCACCCGCAGTGGAATGATTTTGCCCGCGAAGTGTGGGATATGCAGAAGTTCATCATTACGGTGGGGCTGCTGGTGGTGATGCTGGAGGACCAGTTGTCCAGCAGCGAGTGGCTGGCGCGGCATGATGAACTGACCGGGCTGCCGAATCGCAGGCACTTCGATGATCGGCTGCATTCGCTGCTGGTACGTGCGGGACTGGAGCACTACAGCGTAAGCGTATTCACGCTGGACCTGAATGGGTTCAAGCAGGTGAATGACACGCTGGGGCATGATGCTGGCGACATTCTGCTGAAGGCCGTCGCCATGAGCCTGGCCACGACGGCGAAGCCGCTCGGTTTGGTGGCGCGGCAGGGTGGCGACGAGTTTTCTGTCGTTGTGGCTGGTGCGGATGAGATGGAGAACCAGCACATCCGCAGGCTTCTGCTGGAGGCTGTGGAAGAGCCGGTAAACCTGGGGCCGCGCTATGCGGATCGCACGGTGAGAGTTTCGGCAAGTATTGGAGTGGCGATGTTCCCGCTGGATGCTGAAGAGCAGGGTGCGCTGATGCGCCTGGCGGACCAGCGCATGTATCAACAGAAGTCGCTGCGTGATTCTCTGCGGCGCAACCGCGGATCGTCAGAACGTGTGGCGCAGTTGCAATCGGTTTAG
- a CDS encoding acyl carrier protein — protein sequence MASVDEKVKSIIVEQLQVDEAEVTPGASFQEDLGADSLDVVELVMQFEEAFDIQIPDEDAEKIKTVKDATDYIEAHAKAK from the coding sequence ATGGCATCGGTTGACGAGAAGGTGAAAAGCATCATCGTGGAGCAGCTCCAGGTGGACGAGGCCGAGGTGACCCCCGGCGCCAGCTTCCAGGAAGACCTGGGCGCGGACTCGCTCGACGTGGTGGAGCTCGTGATGCAGTTTGAAGAAGCCTTCGACATTCAGATCCCTGACGAAGACGCTGAGAAGATCAAGACCGTCAAGGACGCAACAGACTACATCGAAGCGCACGCAAAGGCGAAGTAA